The proteins below are encoded in one region of Leptotrichia sp. oral taxon 218:
- a CDS encoding C40 family peptidase, whose product MKKILILAGALLISAVSFADLESTIKNHYKNTDLTIKREVAPANSYNSYANPTSNAVRDKVISFAQTKLGSPYVWGATGPNTFDCSGFVGYVFKKAANVDLPRVSSSQAAYKPRISSMNMKKGDLVFFETTGKGRISHVGIYMGNSQFIHASSGGRKVMVSSLDSSFYNKTFRWAINPFA is encoded by the coding sequence ATGAAAAAAATATTGATACTAGCTGGAGCTTTGCTTATTTCTGCAGTATCTTTTGCAGACTTAGAAAGTACAATCAAGAATCATTACAAAAATACTGATTTAACTATAAAAAGAGAGGTGGCGCCTGCGAATAGTTATAATAGCTATGCTAATCCTACTTCAAATGCAGTAAGAGATAAAGTTATCAGTTTTGCGCAAACTAAATTAGGTTCGCCATATGTATGGGGTGCTACAGGACCAAATACATTTGATTGTTCTGGCTTCGTTGGTTATGTTTTCAAAAAAGCTGCTAATGTAGACTTACCTAGAGTTTCAAGTTCACAAGCCGCATATAAACCAAGAATTTCATCAATGAACATGAAAAAAGGTGATTTAGTATTTTTCGAAACAACTGGAAAAGGTAGAATTTCACATGTAGGAATTTATATGGGAAATAGCCAATTTATTCATGCTTCTTCTGGAGGTAGAAAAGTAATGGTTTCTAGTTTAGACAGTAGTTTTTACAACAAAACATTCAGATGGGCAATTAATCCATTTGCTTAA
- a CDS encoding KH domain-containing protein, with the protein MSKYFETINFWIENLLDSTENYTIESSEKGRHIDVTINVIKEDMGKVIGKNGRIITALRVLISSIAKKDKRSVKIEIKEM; encoded by the coding sequence ATGAGTAAATATTTTGAAACGATAAATTTTTGGATTGAAAATTTATTGGATTCTACAGAAAATTATACGATTGAAAGTAGTGAGAAAGGTAGACATATTGATGTTACAATTAATGTGATAAAAGAAGATATGGGAAAAGTAATTGGAAAAAATGGGAGAATTATAACAGCACTTCGTGTCCTTATTTCTTCAATTGCAAAAAAAGACAAAAGATCTGTAAAAATTGAAATAAAAGAAATGTAA
- a CDS encoding N-acetylmuramoyl-L-alanine amidase, translated as MKKILMIISILLAAIPLTAHNKDNSKDVKKPIEVIIDNGESNNGNSNPGATRGGNKVITNSIGSITVNSDYTSQGQNYRQRFIILHYTAVGKEGSLKTLTKEEVSAHYLVSDQKNDPVYYLVDEDKRAWHAGASEWKTTKNLNDSSVGIEIVNDGDAHGSFVPYKNFQIKNVAVLVKYLADKYEIPATNILGHEDIAPQRKSDPGPLFPWQELYQKYNIGMWYDNDRKQAYETQYSSAWNTVTPSVVQNELKKFGYTINVTNTWDKQTQNVIKVFQHHFRPSKYDGKIDLETFAILKALNEKYNNK; from the coding sequence TTGAAAAAAATTTTGATGATAATATCAATATTATTAGCTGCTATTCCTTTGACAGCTCATAATAAAGATAATTCAAAAGATGTTAAAAAGCCAATTGAAGTGATAATAGATAATGGTGAAAGTAATAATGGTAATTCAAATCCAGGTGCAACTAGAGGTGGAAATAAAGTAATTACAAATTCAATAGGAAGTATTACGGTAAATTCTGACTATACTTCACAAGGACAGAATTATAGACAAAGATTTATAATTCTTCATTATACAGCGGTTGGAAAGGAAGGTTCACTTAAAACTTTGACAAAAGAAGAAGTTAGTGCACATTATTTAGTTTCTGATCAGAAAAATGATCCAGTTTATTATTTAGTGGATGAAGATAAAAGAGCTTGGCACGCAGGAGCCAGTGAATGGAAAACAACTAAAAATTTAAATGATAGTTCGGTTGGGATAGAAATTGTAAATGATGGTGACGCACATGGATCATTTGTTCCATATAAAAATTTCCAAATAAAAAATGTCGCTGTTCTTGTAAAATATTTGGCTGACAAATATGAGATACCTGCAACAAATATTTTAGGTCACGAAGATATAGCGCCACAAAGAAAGTCTGATCCAGGTCCATTATTTCCTTGGCAAGAATTGTACCAAAAATATAATATTGGAATGTGGTATGATAATGATAGAAAACAAGCCTATGAAACACAATATTCAAGTGCTTGGAATACTGTTACACCGTCAGTAGTACAAAATGAGTTGAAAAAATTTGGTTATACAATAAATGTTACAAATACATGGGATAAACAGACTCAAAATGTAATAAAAGTGTTTCAGCATCATTTTAGACCATCAAAATATGATGGAAAAATTGATTTAGAAACATTTGCAATTTTAAAGGCATTAAATGAAAAATATAATAATAAATAG
- a CDS encoding thioesterase family protein yields MKNFKLRVYYYDTDKMGVVYHSNYLKWMEMARTEYFRDIFPYKSIEEMGFILPVKTLNIEYIDSAKYDDEIEVFVKIEEINNIKIKFYYEMYDSNKVLKAKAQTVNVFVDKSGKLKRISKEMLEILKK; encoded by the coding sequence ATGAAAAATTTTAAACTCAGAGTATATTATTATGATACCGATAAAATGGGAGTTGTTTATCATTCAAATTATTTAAAGTGGATGGAAATGGCGAGAACTGAATATTTTAGAGATATTTTTCCATATAAAAGCATAGAAGAGATGGGATTTATTCTGCCAGTTAAGACGCTTAATATTGAATATATTGATTCGGCTAAGTATGACGATGAAATTGAAGTTTTTGTAAAGATTGAAGAAATTAATAATATAAAAATAAAGTTTTATTATGAAATGTACGATTCTAACAAAGTTTTAAAAGCAAAAGCGCAAACAGTGAATGTTTTTGTTGATAAAAGCGGAAAGTTAAAAAGAATTTCAAAAGAAATGTTAGAGATTTTGAAAAAATAA
- a CDS encoding pyridoxal phosphate-dependent aminotransferase, whose translation MKNRFSNRVQNMHYSPIRKLVPYIDEAKKEGVKVYQFHIGQPDVETPDTFFEGLDNYKEKIVKYANSAGILELRETFVKAYKKVGIDISTDEILITQGGSEAIQISLQTICNPGDEILVPEPYYTNYDSFLRAADAKLVPIETVIENHYHLPKKEEIEKLITPKTKAILFSNPSNPTGIVFTKKEMEIIKEIALKYDLFVISDEVYRQFIYDEEIESQYQSFLTMKEIEDRVILVDSISKHYSACGARIGVIASKNKEFIAQALKFCQARLSVSTIEQYASANLINTLDTYIDNTKLEYKVRRDMIFKNITKIPGVITYKPSSALYLVAELPVDDIEKFVIWLLKEFRYENQTLSFAPGPGFYTTPGKGNKEARFSFCTHNLIEIENGMKVLKHALEEYNKNNK comes from the coding sequence ATGAAAAATAGATTTTCAAATAGAGTGCAAAATATGCATTATTCACCGATTAGGAAACTTGTTCCTTACATTGATGAAGCAAAAAAAGAAGGAGTGAAAGTTTACCAATTTCACATTGGTCAACCTGATGTGGAAACTCCCGATACTTTTTTTGAAGGATTGGACAATTATAAAGAAAAAATTGTAAAATATGCAAATTCAGCAGGAATATTGGAACTGCGTGAAACATTCGTGAAGGCTTACAAAAAAGTGGGAATTGATATTTCAACTGATGAAATTTTGATAACTCAAGGTGGGAGTGAAGCAATTCAAATTTCACTTCAGACAATTTGTAATCCAGGTGATGAAATTTTGGTTCCAGAACCTTATTACACAAATTATGATAGTTTTTTGAGAGCGGCTGATGCAAAATTGGTTCCAATTGAAACTGTTATCGAAAATCATTATCACCTTCCAAAAAAGGAAGAAATTGAAAAATTGATTACGCCAAAAACTAAAGCGATATTATTTTCAAATCCATCAAATCCGACAGGAATTGTATTTACAAAAAAAGAGATGGAAATAATAAAAGAAATTGCATTAAAATATGATTTATTTGTAATTTCTGATGAAGTTTACAGACAGTTTATTTATGATGAAGAAATTGAATCGCAATATCAATCGTTTTTAACAATGAAAGAAATTGAAGACAGAGTTATTTTGGTTGATAGTATTTCAAAACATTATAGCGCTTGTGGAGCAAGAATTGGAGTTATCGCGTCAAAAAATAAAGAATTTATTGCACAAGCTCTAAAATTTTGTCAAGCTAGACTTTCTGTGTCGACAATTGAGCAATATGCGAGTGCAAATTTGATTAATACTCTTGACACTTATATTGATAATACAAAATTAGAATATAAAGTTAGAAGAGATATGATTTTTAAAAATATAACAAAGATTCCAGGAGTTATCACTTATAAACCGAGTAGTGCATTGTATTTGGTTGCAGAACTTCCTGTGGACGACATTGAAAAGTTTGTAATTTGGTTGCTTAAAGAATTTAGATATGAAAATCAGACATTGTCATTTGCGCCAGGGCCTGGATTTTATACGACACCTGGAAAAGGGAATAAAGAAGCTAGATTCTCATTTTGTACACATAACTTAATTGAAATTGAAAATGGAATGAAAGTTTTAAAACACGCCTTAGAAGAGTATAACAAAAACAATAAATAA
- a CDS encoding YdcF family protein, whose product MKNIIFTVLKIFIILIFVAFILEEYFVVKEYKNDEKLICENKNIDYVIILGARVYGEKPSQSLVERIKKASEFLHKNKLVKVIASGGKGVNEKISEALAIKRELLKLGISEERIILEDKSRNTIQNFEFSLKKIKEDNPQKNKKNILIVTNNYHIFRAKNIAKSLGYEREGYKFYGLPAKTPLIFIPKSHFREFLSNIKFFILDNKKN is encoded by the coding sequence ATGAAAAATATAATTTTTACTGTTTTGAAAATATTTATTATTTTGATTTTTGTGGCATTTATTTTGGAAGAATATTTTGTGGTAAAAGAATATAAAAATGATGAAAAATTAATTTGTGAAAATAAAAATATAGATTATGTAATTATTTTAGGTGCTAGAGTTTATGGTGAAAAACCTAGCCAGTCTCTTGTAGAGAGAATTAAAAAAGCTAGTGAATTTTTACATAAGAATAAATTGGTAAAAGTTATAGCGTCTGGAGGAAAAGGAGTTAATGAAAAAATTTCAGAGGCACTTGCGATTAAAAGAGAACTTTTGAAATTAGGAATTTCTGAAGAAAGAATTATTTTGGAAGATAAATCTCGAAACACCATTCAAAATTTTGAATTTTCACTAAAAAAAATAAAAGAAGATAATCCGCAAAAAAATAAAAAAAATATTTTAATTGTGACAAATAACTACCATATTTTTAGAGCGAAAAATATTGCAAAATCTTTGGGATATGAAAGAGAAGGATATAAGTTTTACGGATTACCAGCCAAAACACCTTTGATTTTTATACCAAAATCGCATTTTAGAGAATTTTTATCAAATATAAAATTTTTTATTTTAGATAATAAAAAAAATTAA
- the galU gene encoding UTP--glucose-1-phosphate uridylyltransferase GalU, translated as MKRIRKAVIPAAGLGTRVLPATKAQPKEMLSIVDKPALQYLVEELVDSGIEEILIITGRNKVSIENHFDYSFELEKTLEETGKLELLKEVNKISEMSNIYYVRQKKPLGLGHAISCAEAFVGNEPFVVLLGDDIIYTDKSKGEVPVTKQLIEKYSELDGGNILGVQEVLQKNVSKYGIIKPKNQIDAKTVMVEDFIEKPSIEEAPSRMAALGRYVLEPEIFSYLKNTKPGKGGEIQLTDAILAMKKDKDKLYAYNFDGNRYDTGDKFGMFVANVEFGLRHPELKDRAKDYLKELIKKL; from the coding sequence ATGAAAAGAATTAGAAAAGCCGTTATTCCTGCAGCAGGTCTTGGAACAAGAGTGTTACCTGCAACAAAAGCACAGCCAAAAGAAATGCTATCAATCGTTGATAAACCGGCACTTCAGTATTTGGTGGAAGAATTAGTCGATTCTGGAATTGAAGAAATTTTGATTATTACTGGTCGAAATAAAGTTTCAATTGAAAATCATTTTGACTATTCTTTTGAATTGGAAAAGACATTGGAAGAAACTGGGAAATTAGAATTGCTTAAAGAAGTGAATAAAATTTCCGAAATGTCCAATATTTATTATGTAAGACAGAAAAAACCGCTTGGATTAGGTCATGCAATAAGCTGTGCCGAAGCATTCGTCGGAAATGAGCCATTTGTTGTACTTCTGGGAGATGATATTATTTATACTGATAAATCTAAAGGAGAAGTTCCTGTGACAAAACAGTTAATTGAAAAGTACAGTGAGTTAGATGGTGGAAATATTTTGGGAGTGCAGGAAGTTTTACAAAAAAATGTTTCTAAATATGGAATTATAAAACCTAAAAATCAAATTGACGCAAAAACGGTGATGGTGGAAGACTTTATTGAAAAACCTTCGATTGAAGAAGCACCAAGCAGAATGGCAGCTTTGGGACGATATGTTTTAGAGCCGGAAATTTTTTCATATTTAAAAAATACAAAACCAGGAAAAGGTGGAGAAATTCAATTGACAGATGCAATTTTGGCTATGAAAAAAGATAAGGACAAATTGTATGCCTATAATTTTGATGGAAATAGATATGACACTGGAGATAAATTTGGAATGTTTGTTGCAAATGTTGAATTTGGACTTAGACATCCAGAATTAAAAGATAGAGCAAAAGATTATTTAAAAGAGTTGATAAAAAAATTATAA
- a CDS encoding YciI family protein — protein MFAVISTYKKSLDEVDKKREEHLAYVKNFILSGKFLVVGRKNPVDGAVIIAHNLTKKELEEIFKNDPYYMNGLAEYSITEFNPASFANGVKETLENLEK, from the coding sequence ATGTTTGCAGTTATTTCAACTTACAAAAAAAGTTTAGACGAAGTTGATAAAAAAAGAGAAGAACATTTAGCTTATGTTAAAAATTTTATTCTCTCTGGAAAATTTTTAGTTGTGGGAAGAAAAAATCCTGTTGATGGTGCTGTCATTATCGCACACAACTTAACAAAAAAAGAATTGGAAGAAATTTTTAAAAACGATCCATACTATATGAATGGGTTAGCAGAATATTCAATAACTGAGTTTAATCCCGCATCTTTTGCAAATGGAGTAAAAGAAACTTTAGAAAATTTAGAAAAATAA
- the rpiB gene encoding ribose 5-phosphate isomerase B produces MKLVIGNDHAGVEFKEKLVKALEERGHEVINVGTDSLESVDYPDIAVLVGEKVLDGEAKFGILICGTGIGISIAANKIKGIRAALVHNEFTAKLARLHNDANVIALGARVIGDELGLACVETFINTEFEGGRHARRVSKIEK; encoded by the coding sequence ATGAAATTAGTTATTGGAAATGATCATGCGGGAGTGGAATTTAAAGAAAAATTAGTAAAGGCACTCGAAGAAAGAGGACACGAAGTTATTAATGTTGGGACGGATTCTTTGGAATCAGTTGATTATCCTGATATTGCTGTACTTGTTGGAGAAAAAGTGTTGGATGGAGAAGCTAAATTTGGAATTCTTATTTGTGGAACAGGAATTGGAATTTCGATTGCAGCAAATAAAATCAAAGGAATTAGAGCAGCGCTTGTTCACAATGAATTTACAGCAAAACTTGCTAGACTTCACAATGATGCGAATGTTATTGCATTGGGTGCCAGAGTAATTGGAGATGAATTGGGACTTGCGTGTGTTGAAACATTTATAAATACTGAATTTGAAGGAGGAAGACACGCTAGAAGAGTTAGTAAAATAGAAAAATAA
- a CDS encoding acetyl-CoA carboxylase biotin carboxylase subunit family protein, translating into MNFVYISPQFPKTNWEFCDRLKKDGVTVLGIADVDYDSLDPKLKNALTEYYKVSSLENYDEVLKAVGFFTHKYGKIDWIESNNEYWLVNDSRLRTDFNVTTGIQFNKVSGIKEKSKMKKSYKKAGIPTADYSMVTTLAKAKKFIEKVGYPVIVKPDNGVGASDTHKISNEEELKTFFKTLNKDVKYIMEEYIDGDLVSYDAIINSKGEPLFETGILEPTIMDVVNEGLDVYYYVEKEMPQKLLEIGRAAIKGFGVKSRFVHLEFFKLREDKEGLGKKGDYIGLETNMRPAGGYTPDMYNYANNTDVYQIWADMVAFDEIRNADLNENLEKNYCFYASRRDNNEYVYSHEQIKEKYANEIVMDERMPDIFAGAMGNYMYTAKFKTEEEMNEFKKMVHERK; encoded by the coding sequence ATGAATTTTGTTTATATTTCACCACAATTTCCAAAAACAAACTGGGAATTTTGTGATAGATTAAAAAAAGATGGAGTAACCGTTTTAGGAATAGCGGATGTTGATTATGATAGTTTAGATCCTAAATTGAAAAATGCTTTGACTGAATATTACAAAGTGTCGTCTTTGGAAAATTATGATGAAGTTTTAAAAGCCGTGGGATTTTTTACTCACAAATATGGAAAAATAGATTGGATTGAATCAAATAATGAATATTGGCTTGTTAATGATTCAAGACTTCGTACAGATTTTAATGTTACGACAGGAATTCAATTTAATAAAGTTTCTGGAATAAAAGAAAAATCAAAAATGAAAAAATCTTATAAAAAAGCTGGAATTCCAACAGCAGATTATTCAATGGTAACAACTTTGGCAAAAGCTAAAAAATTTATTGAAAAAGTGGGTTATCCTGTTATTGTAAAACCTGACAATGGTGTTGGAGCAAGTGACACTCACAAAATTTCAAATGAAGAAGAATTAAAAACTTTTTTTAAAACATTAAATAAAGATGTGAAATATATAATGGAAGAATATATTGATGGCGATTTAGTTTCTTACGATGCGATAATAAATTCTAAAGGAGAACCACTTTTTGAAACAGGAATTTTAGAGCCAACAATTATGGATGTTGTAAATGAAGGGTTAGATGTTTATTATTATGTTGAAAAAGAAATGCCGCAAAAACTTCTTGAAATTGGAAGAGCAGCAATTAAAGGATTTGGAGTGAAAAGTAGATTTGTCCACTTAGAATTTTTTAAATTGAGAGAAGATAAAGAAGGATTGGGTAAAAAAGGTGATTATATCGGACTTGAAACAAATATGCGTCCTGCAGGTGGATACACACCAGATATGTACAATTATGCAAACAATACTGATGTTTATCAAATCTGGGCTGATATGGTAGCTTTTGACGAAATAAGAAATGCTGATTTGAATGAAAATCTTGAAAAAAATTATTGTTTTTATGCAAGTAGAAGAGATAATAACGAATATGTTTACTCGCATGAACAAATAAAAGAAAAATATGCAAATGAAATTGTAATGGATGAAAGAATGCCAGATATTTTTGCTGGAGCAATGGGAAATTATATGTACACTGCAAAATTTAAAACTGAAGAAGAAATGAACGAATTTAAAAAAATGGTTCATGAGAGAAAATAA
- a CDS encoding RNA methyltransferase: MKDIIASSDNKFYKLLKKLDKKKYRDENSIFKAEGEKFLGENINFNKIIVKESKFEYFEKKYNISQNENLTILKDNLFDEVSTQENSQGIIFLYSKNLNTISDIKGDVVILDDIQDPGNVGTIIRTMIATGFYNLVLTKGSVDVYNPKTVRATMSGIFKLNIIYETPENIVKFLKENNYLIISTALHEDSVSYEKIKLKEKNAFVFGHEGGGVSEYMINNSDIKAIIPIYGNIESLNVSVATGVFLYKMREKIIKKK; this comes from the coding sequence ATGAAAGATATAATAGCGAGTTCGGATAATAAATTTTATAAATTGTTAAAAAAATTGGATAAAAAAAAGTATAGAGATGAGAATAGTATTTTTAAAGCTGAGGGAGAAAAATTTTTAGGTGAAAATATAAATTTTAATAAAATTATTGTGAAAGAATCAAAATTTGAATATTTTGAAAAAAAATATAATATTTCTCAAAACGAAAATTTAACAATTTTAAAAGATAATTTATTTGACGAAGTTTCAACGCAAGAAAATAGTCAAGGAATAATTTTTTTGTACTCCAAAAATTTGAATACGATTTCTGATATAAAAGGAGATGTCGTAATTTTAGATGATATTCAAGATCCTGGAAATGTTGGAACAATTATTAGAACAATGATTGCAACTGGTTTTTATAATTTGGTTCTTACAAAAGGTTCTGTAGATGTTTATAATCCAAAAACAGTGAGAGCGACAATGAGCGGAATTTTTAAATTAAATATTATTTATGAAACGCCTGAAAATATCGTAAAATTTTTGAAGGAAAATAATTATTTAATAATTTCAACTGCACTTCATGAAGATTCTGTTTCATATGAAAAAATAAAATTAAAAGAAAAAAATGCGTTTGTTTTTGGACATGAAGGTGGCGGAGTTTCAGAGTATATGATAAATAATTCAGATATAAAAGCGATAATCCCCATTTATGGAAATATCGAATCACTTAATGTAAGTGTCGCAACTGGAGTTTTTTTGTATAAAATGAGAGAAAAAATTATCAAAAAAAAATAA
- a CDS encoding esterase family protein — protein MQIEYIREYSPILDREVEFKRYGYSGKPVLVFPSQDGDCNQYESFGMIDVLSDFIEQGRIQVFCVGSVDLESWSDLNGNPRYRIEMQEKWFEHICYEMVPRIQYISWRSDIIVTGCSMGGAHAGILFFRRPDLFDTLISLSGEFDARMFFGNYMDDLVYNNSVVDFLRDMPWDHPYLDLYRQKNIIICIGQGAWEGELLPSNRELDRILCEKQVPAWFDYWGFDVAHDWPWWRIQIRYFMEHIL, from the coding sequence ATGCAAATAGAATACATAAGAGAATATAGTCCTATACTTGATAGAGAAGTAGAATTTAAAAGATACGGTTATTCTGGAAAACCAGTATTGGTATTTCCGTCACAAGATGGAGATTGTAATCAATATGAAAGTTTTGGAATGATTGATGTTTTGTCAGATTTTATTGAACAAGGGAGAATTCAAGTTTTTTGCGTGGGAAGTGTTGATCTTGAAAGCTGGTCGGATTTAAATGGAAATCCTAGATATAGAATTGAAATGCAGGAAAAATGGTTTGAGCACATTTGTTACGAAATGGTTCCTAGAATTCAATATATTTCTTGGAGAAGTGATATAATTGTTACAGGATGCAGTATGGGAGGAGCTCACGCTGGAATCTTATTTTTCCGTAGACCAGATTTATTTGATACATTGATTTCTTTAAGTGGAGAATTTGATGCAAGAATGTTTTTTGGAAATTATATGGATGACTTGGTTTACAATAATTCAGTTGTTGACTTTTTAAGAGATATGCCTTGGGATCATCCTTATTTAGATTTGTATAGACAAAAAAATATAATTATTTGTATTGGACAAGGAGCATGGGAAGGAGAACTTCTTCCTAGTAACAGAGAACTTGACAGGATTTTATGTGAAAAACAAGTTCCTGCTTGGTTTGATTACTGGGGATTTGATGTTGCTCATGACTGGCCTTGGTGGCGAATTCAAATAAGATACTTTATGGAACATATTTTATAA
- a CDS encoding histidine triad nucleotide-binding protein, translated as MSTIFKKIIDKEIPANIVYEDDDFLAFYDVQPQAKVHVIVIPKKEIKNLDEATEEDVLLLGKLQLTIAKIARELGISKDGYRVITNINENGGQTVFHMHYHILGGEKLPESFK; from the coding sequence ATGTCAACAATTTTTAAAAAAATAATAGATAAAGAAATACCAGCAAATATAGTTTATGAAGATGATGATTTTTTAGCTTTTTACGATGTTCAGCCACAAGCTAAAGTTCATGTCATTGTAATACCTAAAAAAGAAATTAAGAATTTGGATGAAGCAACTGAAGAAGATGTGTTGTTATTAGGAAAATTACAACTTACAATTGCGAAAATTGCTCGTGAATTAGGGATTTCCAAAGATGGTTACAGAGTTATTACAAATATCAATGAAAATGGTGGACAGACGGTTTTTCACATGCATTATCATATTTTGGGTGGAGAAAAATTACCAGAAAGTTTTAAATAA